From a region of the Rhipicephalus microplus isolate Deutch F79 chromosome X, USDA_Rmic, whole genome shotgun sequence genome:
- the LOC119187543 gene encoding stearoyl-CoA desaturase 5, with protein sequence MSTVTETVTQERPASKPYKMEIVWRNVILMGSLHLFSIYGFYLVFFAVQWKTVLAAYMLYTVSGIGVTAGSHRLWSHKSYKAKLPYRIMVMIFQTMAFQNDIFDWARDHRMHHKYSETTADPHDATRGFFFSHVGWLLVRKHPDVRNKGKNIDMSDLLADPVVRFQRRYYFPLMLSLCFILPAVLPWWLWEETLWNAFVVCSLTRYCFTLNMTWLVNSAAHIWGNRPYDRHISPRQNLVTIVGAHGEGFHNYHHTFPYDYRTSELGCRINTTTWFIDFFAWLGQVYDRKEVPTNVVERRMERTGDGSRGLTAGTRSW encoded by the exons ATGTCGACAGTGACGGAAACCGTGACGCAGGAGCGTCCTGCCTCCAAGCCGTACAAGATGGAGATTGTATGGCGCAATGTGATTCTCATGGGGAGCCTGCATCTGTTCTCCATCTATGGTTTCTACTTGGTTTTCTTCGCCGTGCAGTGGAAGACCGTGCTCGCCG CCTATATGCTGTATACGGTGTCTGGCATTGGAGTGACAGCCGGTTCCCACCGCCTGTGGTCTCACAAATCGTATAAAGCTAAACTGCCCTACCGAATCATGGTGATGATTTTCCAGACCATGGCATTTCAG AATGATATCTTTGACTGGGCAAGGGATCACAGGATGCACCACAAGTACTCCGAGACGACTGCTGATCCACATGATGCCACGCGAGGCTTCTTCTTCTCGCACGTTGGCTGGCTTCTTGTGCGCAAGCACCCTGATGTCCGTAACAAGGGCAAGAACATCGACATGAGTGATCTGTTGGCTGACCCAGTTGTCCGGTTTCAAAGAAG GTACTACTTTCCCCTGATGCTGTCTCTTTGCTTCATCCTTCCGGCTGTGTTGCCATGGTGGCTGTGGGAGGAGACACTGTGGAATGCCTTCGTAGTCTGCTCTTTGACTCGCTACTGTTTCACCCTCAACATGACGTGGTTGGTGAACAGCGCCGCACATATCTGGGGAAACCGACCATATGACCGGCACATTAGTCCACGGCAAAACCTTGTGACCATTGTTGGGGCCCATGGAGAAGGCTTCCACAACTACCATCATACATTTCCCTATGACTACCGCACCAGTGAGCTGGGCTGCCGAATCAACACAACCACATGGTTTATTGACTTTTTTGCCTGGCTAGGTCAGGTGTACGATCGCAAGGAGGTGCCCACGAATGTGGTGGAGCGGCGCATGGAGCGTACCGGTGATGGTTCCCGAGGCCTGACTGCAGGCACGCGCAGCTGGTGA